TCACCGGGTTTTGGGTTTCATGAACCCCTGCTATCTCCACATGAACTGCCAATGTTGTCGTATCCCCACCTAACCCCATGGGTCCTATATCAGTAGAGTTTATGGCATGATATAGCTCCTCTTCTAACCCGGCGACCATGGGATCAGGATTCGGTTTTCCAACAGGCCTGAGCATGGCAATTTTTGTCAATTTTGCACATTGATCGAATGAACCTCCGATCCCCACACAGGTAACCGATGGGGTACAGGGTTGCCCCCCAGCCGCATAAACACTATCAATTATGAACTTTTTTATCCCATTCATCCCCTGTGCAGGAACTAACATAGCCTGAAAGCTCTGATTCTCCGAGCCAGAACCCTTGGATATACACATTACCTCAATATAGTCTGCATCTGGAATCCAATCCCAGTAGATATTGGGATGGGTATTACTGACCTGCTGACCATCTTTAAGTCGAGTGATAGGATGAGACAAGGTTTTCCTATACATCTTTTCATTAGAACATCGCCTTACGCCTTCTTTAATTGCCTCTTTGAGTTTATTTCCGTCGACTTGTAGCTTGGCACCTAAATTTACGAAATAGGTTTGCATTCCTGTATCCTGGCATATCGGTATCTTTTTTCCTCCCCCAATCTTAATCGCTTCTAACATTACTCTCAGCTTTTCTTTGGCAATCTCATTTCTTTCT
The window above is part of the Nitrospirota bacterium genome. Proteins encoded here:
- a CDS encoding fumarate hydratase — its product is MMGNLYFRALTVFPPDLIKALKNACDRERNEIAKEKLRVMLEAIKIGGGKKIPICQDTGMQTYFVNLGAKLQVDGNKLKEAIKEGVRRCSNEKMYRKTLSHPITRLKDGQQVSNTHPNIYWDWIPDADYIEVMCISKGSGSENQSFQAMLVPAQGMNGIKKFIIDSVYAAGGQPCTPSVTCVGIGGSFDQCAKLTKIAMLRPVGKPNPDPMVAGLEEELYHAINSTDIGPMGLGGDTTTLAVHVEIAGVHETQNPVSVALQCWADRRSGVRFFPDGRYEYIWEFGGKGYE